One window of Deinococcus depolymerans genomic DNA carries:
- a CDS encoding SpoIID/LytB domain-containing protein: MRSCLRSGALLLAALLLGPGSASALNVRVLVASGPQLSVRVPSAPAPATGVTGALTGGTGALPAPALPTSAWTVGVTGTGGAAQLTLNGQPTGSATLYLPPGADRTVEIAGRTYRGGVQLRAEQGGVQGVNVVDIEDYLRAVVPAEMPASWPAAALQAQAVIARTYVSARINPAAPYDTCATESCQVYPGLSAEKPATDAAVTATRTQVVAFGSRAASTYFSSDSGGFTASSAEVWGRDVPYLTARPDPFSAGSPRARWQVTVPLAKVQAVAAQYGGKTGPLTSVTVTRLSESGRPAEILLVGAAGALKLSGANAGGFIRSLGASGTRVTLAGLNPLVISGSGAGHGVGLSQYGALGLARAGYDHLHVLGFYYPGTVLGTLSAQAAPTRPGIPDPAPALALGPALPQPASLAPLLARAGTGSE, encoded by the coding sequence ATGCGTTCATGCCTGCGTTCCGGCGCTCTCCTGCTTGCCGCGCTGCTGCTGGGACCGGGCAGCGCGTCCGCCCTGAATGTCCGGGTGCTCGTGGCGTCCGGACCGCAGCTGAGCGTGCGGGTGCCGTCCGCGCCGGCCCCGGCGACCGGCGTGACCGGCGCACTGACCGGCGGGACGGGCGCGCTGCCGGCCCCGGCGCTGCCCACGTCGGCATGGACGGTGGGCGTGACCGGAACGGGCGGGGCGGCGCAGCTGACCCTGAACGGCCAGCCGACCGGGAGCGCCACGCTGTACCTGCCGCCCGGCGCGGACCGCACGGTGGAGATCGCGGGCCGCACCTACCGCGGCGGCGTGCAGCTGCGCGCCGAGCAGGGCGGCGTGCAGGGCGTGAACGTCGTGGACATCGAGGACTACCTGCGGGCCGTGGTCCCGGCCGAGATGCCGGCGTCCTGGCCGGCGGCGGCCCTGCAGGCGCAGGCGGTGATCGCGCGGACGTACGTGTCGGCCCGCATCAACCCGGCCGCGCCGTACGACACCTGCGCCACCGAGAGCTGCCAGGTGTACCCGGGGCTGTCGGCCGAGAAGCCCGCGACCGACGCGGCCGTGACCGCCACGCGCACCCAGGTGGTCGCCTTCGGGTCCAGGGCGGCCAGCACGTACTTCAGCAGCGACTCCGGTGGGTTCACGGCGTCCAGCGCCGAGGTGTGGGGCCGCGACGTGCCGTACCTGACGGCCCGCCCGGATCCCTTCTCGGCCGGCAGTCCACGCGCGCGCTGGCAGGTGACGGTGCCGCTGGCGAAGGTGCAGGCGGTCGCCGCGCAGTACGGCGGGAAGACCGGGCCGCTGACCAGCGTGACCGTCACGCGCCTGAGCGAGTCGGGCCGTCCGGCCGAGATCCTGCTGGTGGGCGCGGCGGGCGCCCTGAAACTCAGCGGCGCGAACGCCGGGGGTTTCATCCGCTCGCTGGGTGCGTCCGGCACCCGCGTGACGCTGGCCGGCCTGAATCCCCTGGTCATCTCGGGCAGCGGGGCGGGGCACGGCGTGGGCCTGTCGCAGTACGGGGCGCTGGGACTGGCGCGCGCCGGGTACGACCACCTGCACGTGCTGGGCTTCTACTACCCGGGAACGGTGCTGGGTACGCTGAGCGCGCAGGCTGCGCCCACCCGGCCGGGCATCCCGGACCCGGCGCCGGCGCTGGCGCTGGGCCCGGCGCTGCCGCAACCGGCGTCCCTCGCTCCGCTGCTGGCCCGCGCCGGAACGGGCAGCGAATGA